A single genomic interval of Patescibacteria group bacterium harbors:
- a CDS encoding peptidoglycan bridge formation glycyltransferase FemA/FemB family protein translates to MTIASINNQKEWDDFVLLNGEQFLQSWQWGEFQKNLGRKIWRMAVYEGNEIIAAALIIKYQLPFNKNYFYSPRGPILKESGIWNLEYGILLEKIKELAKQENAIFWRIESPNSKFYIPNSKRISDVQPSKTVILDLKKTSDEIFTKMHSKTRYNIRLAEKQGVKIYEKTGEGAEVFLKLLKETSLRDQFRAHPDNYYSHLLNFNPQFVRLYVAEYENKILAANLMIFSSKTVTYLHGASSNLHRNVMAPYLLHWFIIQEAVKNGYFYYDFWGIDEKKWPGVTRFKKGFNGEEVIYPGTFDLPFSNFWYTIYRVGRVVKKI, encoded by the coding sequence ATGACAATTGCTTCTATCAATAATCAAAAAGAATGGGACGATTTTGTTCTCTTAAACGGAGAACAATTTTTACAATCTTGGCAATGGGGAGAATTCCAAAAAAATCTCGGCCGAAAAATTTGGCGTATGGCTGTTTACGAAGGCAATGAAATTATCGCCGCCGCTTTAATCATAAAATATCAATTGCCATTTAATAAAAATTATTTTTATTCTCCGCGCGGGCCAATACTGAAAGAATCTGGAATATGGAATTTAGAATATGGAATATTATTGGAAAAAATAAAAGAATTGGCTAAGCAAGAAAATGCGATTTTTTGGCGAATTGAGTCTCCAAATTCCAAATTCTATATTCCAAATTCTAAGCGGATTTCTGATGTCCAACCGTCAAAAACAGTGATTCTGGATTTAAAAAAGACAAGTGATGAAATTTTTACCAAAATGCATTCTAAAACCAGATATAATATTCGTTTAGCCGAAAAACAAGGCGTAAAAATATATGAAAAAACAGGAGAAGGAGCGGAAGTTTTTTTAAAACTTCTTAAAGAAACTTCTCTGCGCGATCAATTCAGGGCGCACCCGGATAATTATTATTCTCATCTTTTGAATTTTAATCCGCAATTTGTCAGATTGTACGTGGCCGAATATGAAAATAAAATTTTGGCAGCCAATTTGATGATTTTCTCTTCAAAAACGGTGACTTATCTTCACGGCGCTTCTTCAAATCTTCATCGCAATGTGATGGCACCTTATCTTTTGCATTGGTTTATTATTCAGGAAGCTGTTAAAAACGGTTATTTTTATTATGATTTTTGGGGAATAGACGAAAAAAAATGGCCGGGTGTAACTCGTTTTAAAAAAGGATTTAACGGTGAAGAAGTTATTTATCCGGGAACTTTTGATTTACCATTTTCTAATTTTTGGTACACTATATATAGGGTCGGAAGGGTAGTAAAAAAGATATAA
- the dnaB gene encoding replicative DNA helicase codes for MPDITPVFEKLPPQNIEAEMALLGSLLIDKEAIIKIADIINAEDFYKDINKIIFESMLEVWAQHTPVDILSIVNRLEERGQLDMVGGRSYLATLASSVPTSSHIVSYAQIVQKKSTLRKIIRATTEVNQMAYQEDLDTSNVLDRAEHKFFNISQKFLKQNFVSLKDTLDEAFERMDALHRGDQKLRGVPTGFTDLDSVLAGLQASELIILAARPSIGKSALALDIARRAAVYHKIPVGIFSFEMSKDQICDRIICAQAGVNLWKIRTGNIAKDGDGDFKKLGEAFSVLAETPIFIDDSPTASVNEIRTKARRLQSEHGLGLLIIDYLQLMEGASGTENRVQEVSEISRALKAIARELNIPVLALSQLSRATEARTPAIPKLADLRESGSLEQDADVVLFIYRKAMDKSIKFCPPEEKNVAEIHIGKHRHGPAGGIVKLYFEAETASYKNLDKKMLDNLEGDSSDIEESGPF; via the coding sequence ATGCCAGATATCACTCCGGTGTTTGAAAAACTGCCGCCGCAAAATATTGAGGCCGAAATGGCTCTTCTCGGTTCTCTCTTGATTGATAAAGAAGCGATTATTAAAATTGCCGATATTATCAATGCCGAAGATTTTTATAAAGATATCAATAAAATAATTTTTGAGTCAATGCTCGAAGTTTGGGCTCAGCATACGCCGGTTGATATTTTAAGCATTGTTAATCGTTTGGAAGAAAGAGGACAATTGGATATGGTGGGAGGACGAAGCTATCTAGCTACTTTGGCTTCCAGCGTTCCGACTTCAAGTCATATAGTTTCTTACGCTCAGATTGTTCAGAAGAAATCAACCCTAAGAAAGATTATCAGAGCTACGACAGAAGTCAATCAAATGGCTTACCAAGAAGATCTTGACACATCAAATGTCTTGGATCGGGCTGAACATAAATTTTTTAATATTTCTCAAAAATTTTTAAAACAAAACTTTGTTTCTTTAAAAGATACCCTTGATGAAGCTTTCGAAAGAATGGACGCTTTGCATCGCGGCGATCAAAAATTAAGAGGAGTTCCGACCGGATTTACGGATCTTGATAGTGTTCTAGCCGGACTTCAAGCATCTGAGCTGATTATTTTGGCCGCCAGACCTTCTATCGGAAAAAGCGCCTTGGCTCTTGATATTGCCAGACGCGCGGCCGTTTATCATAAAATTCCGGTGGGAATTTTCAGTTTTGAAATGTCAAAAGATCAAATTTGCGACAGAATAATTTGCGCTCAAGCAGGGGTTAATCTTTGGAAAATCAGAACAGGAAATATTGCCAAAGACGGCGACGGAGATTTTAAAAAATTGGGAGAAGCTTTCAGTGTTTTGGCTGAAACGCCTATTTTTATTGATGATTCGCCAACCGCGAGCGTGAATGAAATCAGAACAAAAGCCAGAAGATTGCAATCAGAACACGGACTCGGTTTATTGATTATAGATTATTTACAATTAATGGAAGGCGCCAGCGGTACTGAAAATCGTGTTCAAGAAGTTTCAGAAATTTCTCGAGCGCTTAAAGCTATTGCCCGTGAACTTAATATTCCGGTCTTGGCTCTTTCTCAGCTTTCCCGCGCCACGGAAGCGAGAACTCCGGCTATTCCCAAATTGGCTGACTTAAGAGAAAGCGGCAGTTTGGAACAAGACGCTGACGTGGTTCTCTTTATTTATCGGAAAGCAATGGATAAAAGCATTAAATTTTGTCCGCCTGAAGAAAAAAATGTTGCGGAAATTCATATTGGCAAACATCGTCACGGCCCGGCCGGAGGAATTGTTAAATTATATTTTGAAGCGGAAACAGCCAGTTATAAAAATTTAGACAAAAAAATGTTAGATAATTTGGAAGGAGATAGCAGTGATATTGAAGAATCAGGGCCATTCTAA
- a CDS encoding DUF4116 domain-containing protein, giving the protein MEKNHLIHKEFTNNIEGGGNVKKNVKEEAKGYDLERDKLLAAIEKDEFALMDVSAELRNDKEVILAAIKQDSQALQHASKELRNDKEFILAAIKADGPSKRYILQYASEELKNDKDIVLAAVKQDSRALEYSSDEFRNDKEIILAVIKARAANFSNSSDDLGLGYASEELKNDKDIVLAAVKQDGHALQYASEELKNDKDIVLAAIKQDYYAFEHASKELRSDKKFVLAAMTKTVNTFLYASEELRNDKEVILAAEKCGYPTDDERTKHNLDDGLYGY; this is encoded by the coding sequence ATGGAAAAAAATCATTTAATCCATAAAGAATTTACTAATAACATTGAAGGTGGTGGGAATGTTAAAAAAAATGTTAAAGAAGAAGCAAAAGGATATGATTTAGAAAGAGACAAGTTGTTGGCAGCAATAGAAAAAGATGAGTTCGCCCTTATGGATGTCTCGGCTGAACTTAGAAATGATAAAGAAGTTATTTTGGCAGCAATAAAACAAGATAGTCAGGCTCTTCAACATGCCTCAAAGGAACTTAGGAATGATAAAGAATTTATTTTAGCGGCAATAAAAGCAGATGGCCCTTCTAAGCGTTATATTCTTCAATATGCCTCAGAGGAACTTAAAAATGACAAAGATATTGTTTTGGCAGCAGTGAAACAAGATAGTAGGGCTCTTGAATATTCTTCAGATGAATTTAGAAATGATAAAGAAATTATTTTAGCGGTAATAAAAGCAAGAGCAGCTAATTTTTCTAACTCTTCTGACGATTTGGGTCTTGGATATGCCTCAGAGGAACTTAAAAATGACAAAGATATTGTTTTGGCAGCAGTGAAACAAGATGGCCATGCTCTTCAATATGCCTCAGAGGAACTTAAAAATGACAAAGATATTGTTTTGGCAGCAATAAAACAAGACTACTATGCCTTTGAACATGCCTCAAAGGAACTTAGGAGTGATAAAAAATTTGTTTTGGCAGCAATGACAAAAACAGTCAATACCTTTCTATATGCCTCAGAGGAACTTAGGAATGATAAAGAAGTTATTTTGGCGGCAGAGAAATGTGGCTACCCGACGGATGACGAAAGGACAAAGCACAATTTAGATGATGGCCTCTATGGATATTAG
- the recR gene encoding recombination mediator RecR has protein sequence MFYPKDIKNLIEEFSKFPGIGPKSAQRFVFYLLRKSPEDIKKLILSLEGIKNIHICSVCGNFSDQNICSICQDKNRDHSVVAVIAEPQDLMAIEKTGEYQGTYHVLGGLIDMIENKSPEQIKIKELLTRLKNSPIKELIFALNATIEGESTILYITNLIKEDKILSSKIKLTRIARGLPLGGELEYADEITLTEALKGRRGV, from the coding sequence ATGTTCTACCCAAAAGACATAAAAAATTTAATTGAGGAATTCAGTAAATTCCCCGGCATAGGACCGAAGTCAGCTCAGCGGTTCGTTTTTTATTTATTAAGAAAAAGTCCGGAAGATATAAAAAAATTGATTTTGAGTCTTGAAGGAATTAAAAATATTCACATTTGCAGCGTTTGCGGAAATTTTTCCGATCAAAATATTTGTTCCATTTGCCAAGATAAAAATCGCGATCATTCGGTGGTGGCGGTCATTGCCGAGCCGCAAGATTTAATGGCCATAGAAAAAACAGGAGAATATCAAGGAACTTATCACGTTCTTGGCGGCTTGATTGACATGATTGAAAACAAAAGTCCGGAACAAATTAAAATAAAAGAATTATTGACAAGATTGAAAAATTCTCCGATTAAAGAATTAATTTTTGCTTTAAACGCCACCATAGAAGGCGAAAGCACAATACTTTATATTACTAATTTAATCAAGGAAGATAAAATTTTAAGCAGTAAAATAAAACTAACCAGAATAGCGCGCGGCTTGCCTTTGGGAGGAGAACTAGAATATGCGGACGAAATTACTTTAACCGAAGCGCTAAAAGGAAGAAGGGGAGTTTAA